Proteins from one Bacteroidota bacterium genomic window:
- a CDS encoding bile acid:sodium symporter family protein, whose protein sequence is MAIDEIRLHMSEGNLLLLNFLLAFLMFGIALNLRTSDFKRLFMYPRKAVAGILSQWIVLPFLTYLLILIFQPSGSVALGLILVAACPGGNMSNFLSSYAKANVALSVTLTAFSTVICVFMTPFNFALYGNLYAPARELLIEISIEPWKMYSTVFTILGVPLTIGMLFAHFLPRITAFIIKPVRIISLIIFIAFIVFAFLANYSIFLEVIQVIFLLVFLHNIMALFSGYGIAALFRLDFIDKKCIAIETGIQNAALGLILIFTFFNGLGGMAVTAGWWGIWDLITGLAIAYYWNRLDARSSQRTVLPL, encoded by the coding sequence ATGGCCATTGATGAGATCAGGCTTCACATGAGTGAAGGAAATTTATTGTTACTCAATTTTTTGTTGGCATTTTTGATGTTCGGTATTGCATTGAATTTGCGCACAAGTGATTTCAAGCGATTGTTTATGTATCCTCGAAAAGCAGTAGCAGGTATTTTATCTCAATGGATAGTATTGCCATTTTTAACATACTTATTAATACTTATTTTTCAACCATCGGGATCTGTTGCATTGGGATTAATATTAGTAGCCGCTTGCCCGGGAGGAAACATGTCAAATTTTTTATCGAGTTATGCAAAAGCAAATGTTGCTTTATCGGTAACACTTACTGCATTCAGCACTGTGATATGTGTATTTATGACTCCATTCAATTTTGCATTATATGGAAATCTTTATGCACCGGCAAGAGAATTATTAATCGAAATAAGTATTGAACCATGGAAAATGTATTCCACTGTTTTTACAATTTTAGGAGTGCCATTAACTATAGGGATGTTGTTTGCACATTTTCTTCCCCGCATTACGGCATTCATTATAAAACCTGTACGCATTATTTCATTAATCATTTTTATTGCATTTATTGTATTTGCTTTTTTAGCTAACTATTCTATTTTTTTAGAAGTGATTCAAGTGATTTTTTTATTGGTGTTTTTACATAATATTATGGCGCTTTTTTCCGGCTATGGAATCGCTGCATTATTTCGATTAGATTTTATAGATAAGAAATGTATTGCGATTGAAACAGGAATTCAAAATGCTGCTTTAGGTTTAATTTTAATATTTACTTTTTTCAATGGATTGGGCGGTATGGCTGTAACTGCCGGCTGGTGGGGCATCTGGGATTTGATTACAGGATTGGCAATTGCTTATTACTGGAATCGCTTGGATGCAAGATCTTCACAAAGAACAGTATTGCCATTGTAA
- a CDS encoding ABC transporter permease, with the protein MQQFIIFVRKEFLHIFRDRKSLLIIFALPIVQILIFGFALTNEIKNTKIGVLDLSKDVQTATLIQQLDASKYFEVSLLAKSQQEINDAFAKDNITLAVIFPENFNEQLSQNNYTQLQLIADATDPNTATTVVVYASNIVQDFMKNMNTAVAAPMTITPEIRMIYNPQLKGAFIFVPGVMGMILLLISAMMTSIAIVREKELNTMEVILASPLKPMVLILSKAVPYIIISFINVLTILLLSVTVLELPIKGDLLLLFGVCLLFITTAISLGLMISNITNSMQVAMFISLVGLMLPTLLLSGFMFPIENMPMPLQIFSNIIPTKWFFIIIKDVMIKGLGIQSIWKEMMILTGMTLFFLIVSWRNFKIRLE; encoded by the coding sequence ATGCAGCAATTTATAATTTTTGTACGCAAAGAATTCCTTCACATTTTTCGTGACCGCAAGTCGCTGCTCATCATATTTGCTTTGCCGATTGTGCAAATACTTATTTTCGGATTTGCACTTACCAACGAAATAAAAAATACAAAAATCGGAGTACTGGATTTATCGAAAGATGTGCAGACTGCAACATTGATTCAACAATTGGATGCAAGCAAATATTTTGAAGTGAGTTTATTAGCAAAATCACAACAAGAAATTAATGATGCTTTTGCAAAAGATAACATTACACTTGCCGTAATTTTTCCGGAAAATTTTAACGAACAATTGTCGCAAAATAATTATACCCAATTACAATTAATAGCAGATGCCACAGATCCGAATACCGCAACTACCGTGGTTGTGTATGCAAGCAATATTGTGCAGGACTTCATGAAAAACATGAATACAGCGGTTGCAGCACCGATGACGATTACACCTGAAATTCGCATGATTTATAATCCGCAATTAAAAGGTGCATTTATTTTTGTTCCCGGCGTAATGGGAATGATCTTATTACTTATTTCTGCGATGATGACATCCATTGCAATTGTGCGTGAAAAAGAATTAAATACAATGGAAGTTATTCTTGCTTCTCCACTGAAACCGATGGTATTAATTTTAAGCAAAGCAGTTCCATATATTATTATTTCTTTCATTAATGTACTCACCATTTTATTGTTAAGTGTAACAGTACTTGAGTTGCCGATTAAAGGTGATTTATTGCTGTTGTTTGGTGTGTGTTTATTATTTATTACCACTGCAATTTCTTTGGGATTAATGATTTCAAATATTACCAACTCCATGCAGGTAGCGATGTTTATTTCATTAGTTGGTTTAATGTTGCCTACACTCCTTCTCAGTGGTTTTATGTTTCCTATTGAAAACATGCCGATGCCACTGCAAATTTTTTCGAATATCATTCCCACCAAATGGTTTTTTATAATTATAAAAGATGTAATGATAAAAGGACTTGGCATTCAAAGTATCTGGAAAGAAATGATGATACTCACAGGAATGACTTTGTTTTTTTTAATAGTGAGCTGGCGCAATTTTAAAATACGATTGGAATGA
- a CDS encoding TetR/AcrR family transcriptional regulator gives MGKTTKQLQPGTEEQILNAARRVFTRKGFAAARMEDIAQEAGINRALLHYYFRSKDKMFDMVFKENMGKFFQGFITALQGKESFEEKIKRLISGELDTLIQNQDLPLFIVNEIAHNPEKLIGNMQHSHIGDFRKEFEKLVKAEIRKGNIKKVDPRQLMMNLLAMSVWPFIAKPLLMAIMDLDQKTFEKMMIQRKEIIADSILLSIKK, from the coding sequence TTGGGTAAAACTACAAAACAACTACAGCCGGGAACAGAAGAGCAAATTCTGAATGCTGCCCGCAGAGTATTTACTCGCAAAGGATTTGCTGCCGCAAGAATGGAAGACATTGCGCAGGAGGCAGGTATCAACAGAGCTTTACTACATTACTACTTTCGAAGTAAAGACAAGATGTTTGATATGGTGTTTAAAGAAAACATGGGGAAATTTTTCCAGGGATTTATTACTGCACTTCAGGGTAAAGAATCCTTTGAAGAAAAAATCAAACGATTGATTTCAGGGGAATTAGATACACTCATTCAAAATCAGGACTTGCCACTATTTATCGTAAATGAAATTGCACATAATCCTGAAAAATTAATTGGCAATATGCAGCATTCACATATCGGTGATTTTCGCAAAGAGTTCGAAAAATTGGTGAAGGCAGAAATTCGCAAAGGCAATATAAAAAAAGTGGACCCACGGCAGCTTATGATGAATTTACTGGCAATGAGTGTATGGCCTTTTATTGCTAAACCATTGCTCATGGCAATTATGGATTTAGATCAGAAAACATTTGAAAAAATGATGATTCAGCGCAAAGAAATAATTGCAGATTCGATATTACTCTCTATAAAAAAATAG
- a CDS encoding ABC transporter ATP-binding protein, whose product MPIIEANNLVKTYNKGKVLALDNVSLQINSAEIFGLIGPDGAGKTTLFRILTSLIIADTGNAIVHDLDVVKQYRDLRKIIGYMPGRFSLYQDLTVEENLQFFATLFNTSIKKNYNLIEDIYVQLEPFKNRRAGKLSGGMKQKLALCCALIHKPKILFLDEPTTGVDPVSRKEFWEMLKRLQQQEITILVSTPYMDEALLCDKIALMQGGKILQTDSPSNIIASYPKKLFAVKSDDMFNLLSVLRNYDQVSSAFSFGDALHISGKETLSENDIEQYLTALKYTDVTIQEIEPGIEDCFMQYMHTSQHA is encoded by the coding sequence ATGCCAATAATAGAAGCAAATAACTTAGTAAAGACTTACAACAAAGGGAAAGTACTTGCCCTTGATAATGTGAGTTTGCAAATTAATTCTGCTGAGATATTTGGATTAATAGGTCCGGATGGTGCGGGTAAAACTACGTTGTTTCGCATTCTTACTTCATTGATTATTGCAGATACAGGAAATGCGATTGTGCATGATTTAGATGTGGTAAAACAATATAGAGATCTCCGTAAAATAATTGGTTATATGCCTGGACGTTTTTCATTATATCAGGATTTAACAGTGGAAGAAAATCTGCAATTCTTTGCAACACTATTTAATACTTCAATAAAAAAAAACTATAATTTGATAGAAGATATTTATGTGCAATTAGAACCATTTAAAAATCGTCGTGCAGGAAAATTATCAGGCGGTATGAAACAAAAATTGGCTTTGTGTTGTGCATTAATTCATAAACCTAAAATATTATTTTTAGATGAGCCAACCACTGGTGTAGATCCAGTTTCAAGAAAAGAATTTTGGGAGATGTTGAAACGATTGCAACAACAAGAAATAACCATACTGGTCTCCACACCTTATATGGATGAAGCATTGCTCTGTGATAAAATTGCTTTGATGCAAGGTGGAAAAATTTTGCAAACAGATTCACCTTCAAATATTATTGCCTCCTATCCTAAAAAATTATTTGCTGTTAAATCTGATGACATGTTTAATTTGCTCTCCGTACTTAGAAACTACGACCAGGTTTCAAGTGCATTTAGTTTTGGTGATGCATTGCATATAAGTGGAAAAGAAACTTTATCGGAAAATGATATTGAACAATATTTAACAGCATTAAAATATACGGATGTAACCATTCAGGAAATAGAACCGGGAATTGAAGACTGCTTTATGCAATATATGCACACATCACAACACGCATAA
- a CDS encoding HlyD family efflux transporter periplasmic adaptor subunit: MKKILFILTISTLLLTACNKSGNDFDATGKFEATEIIIATGASGLLLQFNVEEGMHLEQNSIVGIVDTVQLHLKKLQLQAQADAILSKQPDISKQLAAIQEQIRSTNTEKVRTQNLLDAGAATQKQLDDINAQLDVLHKQLIAQQSNLEITTKGIHSEIDPVLYQVDQVNDQLRQSYILNPISGTVLTKYVELGEYVTPAKPLYKIADLSNMILRAYVTGDQLSKIQLNQKTTVSIDDGNGAFKNYDGTITWISDKAEFTPKTIQTKEERANLVYAIKISVPNDGNIKIGMYGEIKLTVDSGQLTMKN, encoded by the coding sequence ATGAAAAAAATACTATTCATACTCACTATTTCTACACTCCTTCTTACTGCTTGTAATAAGTCGGGAAATGATTTTGATGCAACAGGAAAATTTGAAGCAACAGAAATTATAATAGCAACAGGTGCCAGTGGTTTACTTCTTCAATTTAATGTGGAAGAAGGAATGCATTTAGAACAAAACAGTATTGTGGGAATTGTAGATACTGTGCAATTACATCTTAAGAAATTACAACTACAGGCACAGGCAGATGCAATACTGAGCAAGCAACCGGATATTAGCAAACAGTTGGCAGCAATTCAAGAACAAATTCGTTCAACAAATACAGAAAAAGTAAGAACACAAAACTTGTTAGATGCAGGTGCAGCTACACAAAAACAATTGGATGATATTAATGCGCAGTTGGATGTATTGCATAAACAATTAATAGCACAACAATCCAATTTAGAAATTACAACAAAAGGAATTCACAGTGAAATTGATCCTGTGTTATATCAGGTAGATCAAGTAAATGATCAATTAAGGCAATCCTATATTTTAAATCCAATTTCAGGAACTGTACTTACTAAATATGTGGAGCTGGGAGAATATGTAACACCTGCAAAACCATTGTATAAAATTGCGGATTTGTCGAATATGATTTTAAGAGCTTATGTAACCGGTGATCAATTATCAAAGATTCAATTAAATCAAAAAACAACAGTATCCATTGATGATGGCAATGGCGCTTTTAAAAATTATGATGGTACGATAACATGGATTTCTGATAAAGCAGAATTCACTCCTAAAACAATTCAGACAAAAGAGGAAAGAGCAAACCTGGTGTATGCAATAAAAATAAGTGTACCCAACGATGGCAATATTAAAATAGGAATGTACGGCGAAATCAAATTGACAGTTGACAGTGGACAGTTGACAATGAAAAATTAA
- a CDS encoding elongation factor G: MKSYDSEHIKNVVLVGHSGSGKTTLAECMLFEAGAINRRGSIAEKNTVSDYTDLEHERGNSIFSTLLNVEWKETKINIIDTPGMDDFVGEVVSAFKVADTGILVINGANGVEVGTELIWEMADEMRKPMLLVVNHLDEEKSDFDNTITQAKERFGSKVTVVQYPINQGVDFNAIIDVLNMVMYVFPTDGGKPDKQEIPANEKEKAKQLHDELIEAIAVNDETLMEKFFDKGTLDETDMQKGLLLSIRNHDFFPVFCVCSKHNMGSGRIMGFIDYCCPSAAHMMPEKLTNGADLPCNSNNPTVAFIFKTVSEPHLGDMSYFKVCSGKVTTGMDLINTNTDAAERISNIYTVEGKKRDNINEVMAGDIAATVKLKKTHTNNTLAAKGENVTVTPIKFPLPKVEAAIEVHNKGDEEKMGTALHHIHEEDPTISVDHNMELKQTIVSAQGELHLAMLKWKIEHLYGIQFDFIKPRIPYRETIQKGVKSDYKHKKQSGGAGQFAEVHMLVEPFYEGMPDPKDLNVRGREEHELKWGGKLVYLNCIVGGAIDIRFLPSILKGVMDKMQNGPLTGSYVRDVRVSVYDGKMHAVDSNDMAFKLAGTMAFKNAFREADPKLLEPIYDLEVMVPPDMMGEVIGDLQTRRGIVMGMDTDGHYQKIIARVPLAELYGYSSALRSLTQGRGKFKRTFSEFAAVPFELQQQLMHAHIEELAEA, from the coding sequence ATGAAATCGTATGATAGTGAACACATCAAAAATGTGGTTTTGGTTGGCCACTCGGGCAGTGGCAAGACAACTCTTGCCGAGTGTATGTTATTCGAAGCCGGAGCAATCAACCGCAGAGGATCCATTGCAGAAAAAAACACCGTATCGGATTATACAGATCTGGAACATGAACGGGGTAATAGTATTTTTTCTACGCTATTAAATGTGGAATGGAAAGAAACCAAAATTAATATTATAGACACACCCGGTATGGATGATTTTGTGGGTGAAGTGGTGAGTGCTTTTAAAGTTGCCGATACAGGAATTCTTGTAATAAACGGTGCTAATGGTGTGGAAGTGGGAACAGAATTAATTTGGGAAATGGCAGATGAAATGCGCAAACCAATGTTGCTTGTTGTAAATCATTTAGATGAAGAAAAATCAGATTTTGATAATACTATTACTCAAGCAAAAGAACGGTTCGGATCGAAAGTAACTGTTGTACAATATCCAATTAATCAAGGTGTAGATTTTAATGCAATTATTGATGTATTAAATATGGTGATGTATGTTTTTCCAACAGACGGTGGCAAACCGGATAAACAAGAAATTCCTGCAAACGAAAAAGAAAAAGCAAAACAACTCCACGATGAATTAATTGAAGCCATTGCAGTGAACGATGAAACATTGATGGAAAAGTTTTTTGATAAAGGCACTTTGGATGAAACCGATATGCAAAAAGGATTATTACTTTCGATTCGCAATCATGATTTTTTTCCTGTGTTTTGTGTATGTTCAAAACATAATATGGGTAGCGGACGCATTATGGGTTTTATAGATTATTGTTGTCCGAGTGCTGCCCACATGATGCCTGAAAAATTAACCAACGGTGCAGATTTACCATGCAATTCGAATAATCCTACTGTTGCATTTATTTTTAAAACTGTAAGTGAGCCGCATCTTGGTGATATGAGTTATTTTAAAGTATGCAGTGGTAAAGTAACTACAGGAATGGATTTAATAAATACAAATACGGATGCTGCTGAACGTATCAGTAATATTTATACTGTAGAGGGAAAAAAACGTGATAATATTAATGAAGTGATGGCGGGTGATATAGCTGCAACAGTGAAATTAAAAAAGACGCATACCAATAATACTTTGGCTGCAAAAGGTGAGAATGTTACTGTTACTCCAATTAAATTTCCTTTGCCAAAAGTGGAAGCTGCAATTGAAGTACATAATAAAGGTGATGAAGAAAAAATGGGTACAGCACTACATCATATTCATGAGGAAGATCCCACTATTTCTGTTGATCATAACATGGAATTAAAACAAACGATTGTAAGTGCTCAAGGCGAATTACATCTTGCAATGTTGAAATGGAAAATAGAACATTTGTATGGAATTCAATTTGATTTTATTAAACCTCGTATTCCTTATAGAGAAACAATTCAAAAAGGTGTAAAATCCGACTACAAACATAAAAAACAAAGTGGCGGTGCAGGACAATTTGCAGAAGTGCACATGTTGGTTGAACCATTTTATGAAGGCATGCCCGATCCAAAAGATTTGAATGTACGTGGACGTGAAGAACATGAATTAAAATGGGGCGGAAAATTGGTGTATTTAAATTGCATTGTTGGTGGCGCTATTGATATTCGTTTTCTGCCTTCTATATTAAAAGGTGTGATGGATAAAATGCAAAATGGTCCGTTGACAGGAAGTTATGTGCGTGATGTAAGAGTGAGTGTATATGATGGAAAAATGCATGCTGTTGACAGTAATGATATGGCATTTAAACTTGCAGGAACTATGGCATTTAAAAATGCGTTCCGTGAAGCAGATCCGAAATTACTTGAACCTATTTATGATTTAGAAGTGATGGTTCCGCCTGATATGATGGGTGAAGTAATTGGCGATTTACAAACCCGCAGAGGTATTGTAATGGGTATGGATACAGATGGTCATTATCAAAAAATAATTGCACGAGTTCCACTAGCAGAATTGTATGGATATTCTTCCGCTTTGCGCTCACTCACACAAGGCAGAGGAAAATTCAAGAGAACATTTTCTGAGTTTGCTGCTGTTCCATTTGAATTACAACAACAATTAATGCATGCACATATAGAAGAACTTGCTGAAGCATAA
- a CDS encoding TolC family protein gives MQLRYILLSVYIFLTIVVTAQDVVTTTSLTVCIEQAMINYPLAAQREVIDKTSEVSIEKINAAWQPQVALNGQASYQSDVPFIPGESPYFAFPILRKDQYKVELGVTQLIYDGGNISQAKSLQAIDNATQKYQLETDLYKVKQQVIQLYANILLATDNLELIANTLKTLNDRKQDLLNGQANGVVTQLSINVLEAEIIKTRQQQTETINTKQAAMKMLAGYTGESLSSNTNFQKPEITIVEEDNSITRPEIDLFKTQSEFTTQQKEFASGINLPQVSLFATGGYGLPGPNFFLTQFDAYYMAGIKFNYPLWQGNIKKTDAAIYTIQNETIANQQKTFELNTRIDSEQKMADITKYNQLIELDKQIIVLKKEIMNATDVQLKNGVITSTDYVVELNGLLQVQQNQALHETQLLIAKTNYLITLGKL, from the coding sequence ATGCAACTACGATATATTCTTTTATCCGTATATATATTTCTAACAATTGTAGTTACAGCACAAGATGTAGTTACCACTACTTCTCTTACTGTTTGCATTGAACAAGCAATGATTAATTATCCACTTGCAGCACAGCGTGAAGTGATAGATAAAACTTCAGAGGTAAGCATAGAAAAAATAAATGCAGCGTGGCAACCCCAAGTTGCATTAAACGGACAAGCAAGCTACCAAAGCGATGTGCCTTTTATCCCGGGAGAATCTCCTTATTTTGCTTTTCCTATATTGAGAAAAGATCAATACAAAGTAGAACTTGGTGTTACACAATTAATTTATGATGGCGGTAATATTAGTCAGGCAAAATCATTACAAGCCATTGATAATGCTACGCAAAAATATCAGCTTGAAACAGATTTGTATAAAGTAAAACAACAAGTAATTCAATTGTATGCAAACATTTTATTAGCTACCGATAATTTAGAATTAATTGCCAATACTTTAAAAACACTTAATGACCGTAAACAGGATTTATTAAATGGTCAGGCTAATGGAGTTGTAACACAATTATCCATAAATGTGCTTGAAGCAGAAATAATAAAAACCCGGCAGCAACAAACTGAAACAATAAATACGAAACAAGCAGCAATGAAAATGCTTGCGGGTTATACCGGTGAATCTCTTTCATCAAATACCAATTTTCAAAAACCGGAGATAACTATTGTAGAGGAAGATAATTCTATTACACGGCCTGAGATTGATTTATTTAAAACACAATCTGAATTTACCACTCAACAAAAGGAATTTGCATCAGGAATTAATCTCCCGCAAGTATCTCTGTTTGCAACTGGTGGTTATGGCCTTCCCGGTCCCAATTTTTTCTTAACGCAATTCGATGCATACTATATGGCTGGTATTAAATTTAATTATCCGCTATGGCAAGGCAATATTAAAAAAACAGATGCTGCTATTTATACTATACAAAATGAAACTATTGCCAATCAACAAAAAACATTTGAACTGAATACACGCATTGATTCAGAACAAAAAATGGCGGATATCACAAAGTATAATCAGCTTATAGAGTTGGATAAACAAATTATTGTTTTGAAAAAAGAAATAATGAATGCAACAGATGTACAATTAAAAAATGGTGTAATCACATCCACAGATTATGTGGTAGAATTAAATGGATTGCTGCAAGTGCAACAAAATCAGGCTTTGCATGAAACACAATTACTTATAGCAAAAACAAACTATTTAATTACTCTCGGCAAATTATAA
- a CDS encoding ABC transporter ATP-binding protein gives MEQVIITENLTKKFGAFTAVDSISFEVGKGEIFGFLGANGAGKTTAMKMLIGIWKPTSGKASVAGFDVYKQTELIKKNIGYMSQRFSLYEDLTVLENIRFFGGIYGLSNKQLKERTETLMNDLELHSEKRSLVKSLPLGWKQKLAFSIAIIHNPKIVFLDEPTGGVDPITRRKFWEMIYEASHRGITIFVTTHYMDEAEYCNRVSIMVDGHIAALDTPTKLKAAYGGKSIDDIFTQLARQATRIAD, from the coding sequence ATGGAACAAGTAATTATCACAGAAAATCTTACTAAAAAATTTGGTGCATTCACTGCAGTAGATTCCATTTCTTTTGAAGTGGGCAAAGGTGAAATATTTGGTTTTCTGGGTGCGAATGGTGCGGGCAAAACTACCGCTATGAAAATGCTGATTGGTATTTGGAAACCCACATCGGGAAAAGCAAGTGTTGCAGGTTTTGATGTATATAAACAAACTGAGTTAATTAAAAAAAATATCGGTTATATGAGTCAGCGGTTTTCATTATATGAAGATCTGACAGTGCTGGAAAATATTCGATTTTTTGGCGGTATTTATGGATTGAGTAATAAGCAATTAAAAGAGCGCACTGAAACTTTGATGAATGATCTTGAATTACATTCTGAAAAAAGAAGTTTAGTAAAATCATTACCACTTGGCTGGAAACAAAAACTCGCATTTTCAATTGCAATAATTCATAATCCGAAAATTGTTTTTTTAGATGAACCAACTGGTGGTGTTGATCCAATAACACGCCGTAAATTTTGGGAGATGATTTATGAAGCTTCACACAGAGGTATTACAATTTTTGTAACCACACATTATATGGATGAAGCAGAATATTGCAACCGTGTTTCAATTATGGTGGATGGACACATTGCAGCTTTAGATACACCCACCAAACTGAAAGCGGCGTATGGTGGAAAATCTATTGATGACATATTTACTCAACTTGCCAGACAAGCAACAAGAATAGCAGACTGA
- a CDS encoding four helix bundle protein, translating to MENVIANKSYAFAIKIINLYKELSQNKKEFVLSKQLLRSGTAIGALVKEAEHTQSKADFLNKMNIALKEANEVEYWLMLLRDTDFLTQEDYLHLINDCKEILRLLIAIVKSTKTALNKK from the coding sequence ATGGAAAATGTAATAGCAAATAAGTCTTATGCTTTTGCGATTAAAATAATTAATCTTTATAAAGAGCTATCGCAGAATAAAAAAGAATTTGTTCTTTCCAAGCAACTGTTACGAAGCGGCACTGCTATAGGCGCATTAGTAAAAGAGGCTGAACATACGCAATCAAAAGCAGACTTTTTAAATAAGATGAATATTGCATTAAAGGAAGCCAATGAAGTTGAATATTGGTTAATGTTATTAAGAGATACTGATTTCTTAACTCAAGAAGATTATTTGCACCTGATTAATGATTGCAAAGAAATATTAAGATTATTAATCGCAATTGTTAAATCAACAAAAACTGCATTAAATAAAAAATAA
- a CDS encoding T9SS type A sorting domain-containing protein, producing MNSKMLIIILFIFHVLNLFAQSKSDNWYFGDSVLLKFNEFTLEAIPAAGIAHEASASISDNSGNLLFYTNGVSVWNRLNAMMSNGDSLDIDQIVEYGSSITQGVIIVPFPENDNQYYIFTIADSNLKYSIVDMSLDGGLGDIIDNKNMPIIFDKLTQQMNAVLHGNGLDWWLIIHKKGIDEDSSNVFYKLLITTDTIFINTQLVGKLRSGNNVGEMTFTQAGNRLALADNNGLEIFSFDRCTAQLVSLFYLPISNIIDSDDYLYGCEFSQDGNKLYISTLSLNEFSKLYQYCFNCNDPFPETQKLIYDLVVDNYLFLPKYTLGQLQIGPDNKIYIATSHFLMPTDDFSEYTMNLSVINNPNIEGLACNLDTNNIYLGGRRTLYGLPNLPNYNLGALAGSDCDTIIEVAIDNIEIQKVAVNIYPNPANNFIIIDSHFTEYSGISLEIINMNGIKVKEIYITSPSQKINTDKLSSGLYNLIIKQQGNNLFNTKLTILH from the coding sequence ATGAATTCTAAAATGCTAATTATCATTTTATTTATTTTTCATGTACTCAATTTATTTGCCCAATCAAAGTCGGATAATTGGTATTTTGGTGATTCAGTTCTTCTTAAGTTTAATGAATTCACATTAGAAGCAATTCCAGCCGCAGGTATTGCTCATGAAGCGTCTGCCTCCATCTCAGATAATAGTGGCAATTTATTATTTTATACCAACGGAGTTTCTGTTTGGAATAGACTAAATGCTATGATGAGCAATGGAGACAGTCTTGACATTGATCAAATTGTTGAATACGGTTCGTCCATAACACAGGGAGTAATAATTGTACCATTTCCTGAGAACGATAATCAATATTATATTTTTACAATCGCTGATTCAAATCTAAAATATTCTATTGTTGATATGTCTCTTGACGGTGGATTGGGCGATATAATAGATAATAAAAATATGCCTATTATTTTTGACAAGTTAACTCAGCAAATGAATGCTGTTTTACATGGGAATGGTTTAGATTGGTGGCTCATAATTCATAAAAAAGGAATTGACGAAGATTCATCTAATGTATTCTATAAATTACTGATAACTACAGATACAATTTTTATTAATACACAACTTGTTGGAAAATTGAGAAGCGGAAATAATGTTGGTGAGATGACTTTTACACAAGCAGGTAATAGATTAGCCTTAGCTGACAATAATGGTCTTGAGATTTTTAGTTTCGATAGATGCACAGCTCAATTAGTTTCCTTATTCTATTTACCAATTTCTAATATTATTGATTCAGATGATTATCTCTATGGGTGTGAATTTAGTCAAGATGGCAATAAACTCTATATTTCAACACTTAGCTTAAACGAATTCTCTAAATTGTATCAATATTGTTTTAATTGTAATGATCCATTTCCAGAAACACAAAAATTGATATATGATCTTGTCGTAGATAATTATTTGTTTTTACCTAAATATACATTAGGTCAACTTCAAATTGGACCAGACAATAAAATTTATATTGCCACTAGCCATTTTTTAATGCCTACTGATGATTTCTCAGAATACACTATGAATCTTAGTGTAATAAATAACCCTAACATAGAAGGTTTAGCATGCAATTTAGATACTAATAATATTTACCTTGGAGGTAGAAGAACACTTTATGGCCTCCCAAATTTGCCTAACTATAATCTCGGTGCTTTGGCAGGCAGCGATTGTGATACAATAATAGAGGTGGCAATAGATAATATAGAAATACAAAAGGTTGCGGTTAATATTTACCCAAATCCTGCAAATAATTTTATAATAATAGATTCTCATTTTACAGAATATTCCGGAATTTCTTTAGAGATAATAAACATGAATGGAATAAAAGTTAAAGAGATATATATCACCTCTCCTTCTCAAAAAATAAACACAGATAAATTGTCTTCAGGATTATATAACCTGATAATAAAACAACAGGGTAATAATCTATTTAATACCAAACTCACTATTCTACATTAA